The stretch of DNA GGTGAATTTCATTTCTGTGCATGAGCCTTTTCAGCCTTTTCGGTTATTGACAATACAATTAGTACATGTGTACAATATTATGGGGCCAACAGTTTCACTGCAAATTATTCATTATTTTTTTCTTGGTTTTTATTCAGCTCCACCAGATTTTTGAAACAACAGTTTGGAAAATGAGTATAAAACTATTTTTCAAAATTACGCCCAATTTGTTCGAAAATTCTTAGAATAGTAAGCGGAATCTGAACAAAAAATTTGTAAGTTAACGATTACCTTAAATAACGATGCGTCAAATTGACAAAGTTAAGGAGAATGTCTTTGATGTTACGACACTGGGGCGAAATAAAAGATCCTGTTCACGGCTATATCTACATCACTGAAGCAGAAAAACAGCTCATTGACTCATATCCTGTTCAACGCATGCACAGACTGCGACAACTTGCAGGCTCAGAATTTGTATATTCGGGAGCAAACCACACACGCTTTGAACACTGTTTAGGAGTTATGCATCTGGCAGGGAAAGTGGCAGAAAACCAAAATCTTGCCCCACTTATGTCTGAGGAAGAAGTCCAAACAGTCAGAATGGCATGCCTTTTGCATGATGTTGGACATGGTCCATTTTCTCACGTGTTTGAGCATCTTCTCGTAAAATTTTTAGGAAAAACCCACGAAGACATGACCCGCTGGATAATCGAAGAATCCGAACTACATGACATAATCAAAGATACAGGATACATCCCTACCGATGTAGCAAAACTAGCAGTAGGCGAGCTGCGCAAACCCAAAAAAGCCTTTTTAGACCAGATAATTCAAAGCGCAGTAGACATCGACAAACTCGATTTTGTAGTAAGGGACACCTACCACACCGGAGCAGAATACGGTTATGTGGACATTTTCAGGTTAATTCACATGCTAGACGTTTTAGGAGAAAACCTCGCAGTCGACGTAGGAGCCCTCTCTGCGTTGGAGTCATTTGTTTTAGCAAGATTGGAATCCTTCCGAAGCATCTATTTCCACAGGGTCGGACGAGCCGCCCAAATCATGCTGGCCTCAGCCATGGAAGCCGCAAAAGATGATTTAGATTTGATCGTTTTTGATTCTCCAGATGACTACCTTAAGCTAAACGATTACACGGTTTGGACAAAACTGCTAGAGTGTGAAAAATCCCGAAAAATCATGCAAAACCTAGAGCGCAGAAACCTGCTCAAATGCGCCTACGACCGAACATTCCATGTCAAAGAAAAAATGGTAACAAGCGTTTTTGGCGTTGACGAGGTGCGAGAACAAGTAAGAAACAAGATTGCTCAAGAAGCAGGCATTGACCCTGAAGAAATATGCATTGATGTTCCCACTGTTCCTTCAGTGCCGTATCATCATTCTGATTTGCTGGAGCCGATGGAGATTCCGGTTTTTCAAAAAACCCGAACAGGAGAAAAAATCCCCTTACGACTAAGTGATATTTCGTCTGTATTTGATGTTTTAAAGGGATTCATTAACATTCTTCGAGTCTACACAGACAAACAATACGTAGACCAAGTAACATTAGCGGCTTCAAAAGTTATCGGAGGAACCCCGGCCTCAGCTAAAATTTCGTTTTGATGTCGAAAAGTTAAAACGTAAGTATGTCATTGATGGTGATGTTTCGGTTTTAGCTCCGATAGTATAGTCAGGTTAAGTATTTCGGCCTTTCGAGCCGAAGACCCGGGTTCGAATCCCGGTCGGAGCACCAATCAAATAATTTTGAACAAGATACATATGAACGTTGAATTCTAGATTTTATGTAGTAAAAAAAACACGTAGTTTCAACATAGCCACTGTTATTAGTATACTAATATGCCGCACGAACATGTGACCTTTTGGGCGCAAGAAATGAACTAATTCTTTAAGAAATTTTTTCCTCCAGTTCTGCGCCCATTACTCGTTATTTTTAGGCAAAGGAGTGTTTCCCCAGACGTTGATTGTTTGGCCAAAAAATGTTGTAACAATAGAGGACAAACAAACCTAAACTAACTGATAATATTATTAGTGCTTGAGCTGAATCTGTAGATGTTTGGATGGTTGATGTGAATTTGCGGTGTGAAAAAAATCATGTGCACGTTATCGATTGTATCGAAGGGATGCAACGGTTTCTTGACGATAGCGAGATAGATGTAATTGTTACGTCACCTCCTTACAATTTGGGTATTAACTACAATTCGTATA from Candidatus Bathyarchaeum sp. encodes:
- a CDS encoding HD domain-containing protein codes for the protein MLRHWGEIKDPVHGYIYITEAEKQLIDSYPVQRMHRLRQLAGSEFVYSGANHTRFEHCLGVMHLAGKVAENQNLAPLMSEEEVQTVRMACLLHDVGHGPFSHVFEHLLVKFLGKTHEDMTRWIIEESELHDIIKDTGYIPTDVAKLAVGELRKPKKAFLDQIIQSAVDIDKLDFVVRDTYHTGAEYGYVDIFRLIHMLDVLGENLAVDVGALSALESFVLARLESFRSIYFHRVGRAAQIMLASAMEAAKDDLDLIVFDSPDDYLKLNDYTVWTKLLECEKSRKIMQNLERRNLLKCAYDRTFHVKEKMVTSVFGVDEVREQVRNKIAQEAGIDPEEICIDVPTVPSVPYHHSDLLEPMEIPVFQKTRTGEKIPLRLSDISSVFDVLKGFINILRVYTDKQYVDQVTLAASKVIGGTPASAKISF